From the genome of Bacteroides sp. MSB163, one region includes:
- a CDS encoding OadG family transporter subunit, with protein MNKTKIGIFFTLLLVLGVCSSCGEKRSNNKLLLNEVLITNEGNYQDDYGLHSAWIEIFNRSYGSADLAACLLRASSQPGDTTTYFIPKGDVLTLVKPRQHSLFWADGEPRRGTFHTNFTLDPEKENWIGLFDSGRNLIDQVTIPAGVLKTNQSYGRVSDAASQWEVKDGSAEKYVTPSTNNKTIDSNAKMEKFEEHDSNGIGMSISAMSVVFCGLILLFIAFKIVGKASVSLSKRNAMKAKGITDKQEAKEKKLGEAPGEIFAAIAMAMHEMQSDVHDVEDTVLTITRVKRSYSPWSSKIYTLRETPLKK; from the coding sequence ATGAATAAGACAAAAATCGGAATATTCTTTACCTTGCTGCTGGTGTTAGGTGTCTGCTCTTCCTGCGGAGAGAAAAGATCGAACAATAAGCTGCTGCTAAATGAAGTACTGATTACCAACGAAGGTAATTATCAGGACGATTACGGCTTGCACAGCGCATGGATTGAAATATTCAATAGATCATATGGTAGTGCCGACCTCGCAGCATGCTTATTAAGGGCAAGCAGCCAACCCGGTGACACTACTACTTACTTCATCCCCAAAGGTGATGTATTGACTTTGGTAAAACCACGTCAGCACTCATTATTCTGGGCAGACGGAGAACCAAGACGTGGTACATTCCATACAAACTTCACATTGGACCCAGAAAAAGAGAATTGGATCGGCTTATTTGATTCTGGCCGTAACTTGATTGATCAAGTTACTATCCCTGCCGGAGTATTGAAGACCAATCAATCTTACGGACGTGTAAGTGATGCTGCTTCTCAATGGGAAGTTAAAGACGGTAGTGCAGAGAAATACGTAACTCCGAGTACTAACAACAAAACCATCGACAGCAATGCCAAGATGGAGAAATTCGAAGAGCATGACAGCAATGGTATCGGTATGTCTATTTCTGCCATGAGTGTAGTATTTTGCGGTTTGATTCTGCTTTTCATTGCTTTCAAGATTGTTGGCAAAGCATCTGTAAGCCTCAGCAAACGTAATGCAATGAAGGCTAAAGGTATTACTGACAAACAAGAAGCCAAAGAAAAGAAACTGGGCGAAGCTCCGGGAGAGATATTTGCTGCTATTGCCATGGCCATGCACGAGATGCAAAGCGATGTACACGATGTGGAAGACACCGTTCTTACTATCACCCGTGTAAAACGCAGCTATTCACCATGGAGTTCGAAGATTTACACATTGCGTGAAACTCCTCTGAAAAAGTAA
- a CDS encoding TonB-dependent receptor, whose protein sequence is MRHFWLLTSLIILFSTHALAQKTVKIGGTITDENGNPIELATIRLEGTAIGTVSNLKGRYSLKFESRDSVTVIFSMLGYQTRKRKLARPQGNISLNITLLPMNFELGEVSVTERRRQTGTIQQIETKQNRLAPDASGGSIEAVIATQAGVSSNNELSSQYNVRGGSFDENMVYVNGIEIYRPLLIRSGQQEGLSFINPDMVQSVGFSTGGYEAKYGDKMSSVLDITYKKPERLEGSTSVSLLGVSAYVGIATKKLTWTNGIRYKTNQYLLGTLDTKGEYDPRYIDYQTYLNWTPSKRWEIGVIGNISENRYNFQPEDRYTRFGTLSNVREFKVYFEGQEKDLFRTLFGTAYATYRLNEQNSLTLQASAFHTKEQETYDITGQYWLNSLDSGTQVDGTTNEEETSETIGVGTYMEHARNYLTAEVQSYSITGRHRLKSHSLQWGAEFKRERIKDRMREWEMRDSAGYSMPQTSEGPELFYTLRSRNETDSKRYGFYLQDTYRFRSTAGLFTLTAGIRGSYWDWNKEFIFSPRASLALIPAFNEKFTLRVAAGVYYQAPFYKEFRDTTRVDGIATVSLNRDIRSQRSLHFVAGGDYNFRAMDRPFRFSMEVYYKALSNLIPYNIDNVRISYYGRNLSKGYATGIDMKLFGEFVPGTDSWLSFSLMKTEEKINGQWLPRPTDQRYRLSLYFTDYFPGSRKWKMNLKGTLAGGLPFGPPHSGREAAVFHTSPYRRVDIGMSRCIIDRNERENQCGIRSLWLGVDIFNLLNISNVNSYYWVTDTRNNQFAVPNYLTSRQINVRLLLDF, encoded by the coding sequence ATGAGACATTTTTGGTTACTGACATCTCTTATAATACTATTCTCCACTCACGCCCTTGCCCAGAAAACAGTCAAGATAGGCGGAACGATTACGGATGAAAATGGTAATCCGATTGAATTGGCAACAATACGATTGGAAGGGACAGCTATAGGCACAGTCAGCAACCTGAAAGGACGGTATTCACTGAAATTCGAAAGCCGGGACAGTGTAACGGTCATCTTTTCCATGCTGGGATACCAAACCCGTAAACGAAAATTAGCACGTCCGCAGGGAAATATCAGTCTGAACATAACCTTACTCCCGATGAATTTTGAATTGGGCGAAGTAAGCGTAACAGAGCGTCGCCGGCAAACCGGAACCATCCAACAGATAGAAACCAAACAAAACCGCCTCGCCCCCGATGCTTCGGGCGGAAGCATAGAAGCCGTGATAGCCACACAGGCCGGAGTGAGTAGCAACAACGAACTCAGTTCGCAATACAACGTGCGCGGCGGTAGTTTCGACGAGAACATGGTGTACGTCAACGGCATTGAAATATACCGCCCCTTGCTGATTCGTTCCGGACAACAGGAAGGATTGAGTTTCATTAATCCCGATATGGTACAATCCGTCGGCTTCTCCACGGGAGGCTATGAGGCCAAGTACGGGGATAAGATGTCATCCGTGCTGGACATCACTTACAAGAAACCCGAACGGCTGGAAGGAAGCACCTCCGTCAGCCTGTTGGGAGTCTCAGCATACGTAGGAATTGCCACCAAAAAGCTAACTTGGACAAACGGCATCCGTTATAAAACCAACCAATATCTGCTCGGCACGCTGGATACAAAAGGAGAATACGACCCGCGTTATATCGACTATCAGACTTATCTGAACTGGACACCTTCGAAGCGTTGGGAAATAGGTGTCATCGGCAATATTTCAGAAAACCGCTATAACTTCCAGCCGGAAGACCGCTACACCCGCTTCGGCACTCTCAGCAATGTACGCGAGTTTAAAGTCTATTTTGAAGGACAGGAGAAAGATTTATTCCGCACCCTGTTTGGAACCGCTTATGCCACCTACCGGCTGAACGAACAGAACAGCCTGACCCTGCAAGCCTCCGCCTTCCACACGAAAGAACAGGAGACATACGACATCACCGGACAATACTGGCTGAACTCCCTGGACAGCGGAACGCAAGTAGACGGCACTACCAACGAAGAGGAAACTTCCGAAACCATCGGCGTGGGAACTTACATGGAACATGCCCGCAATTACCTTACCGCAGAAGTGCAAAGTTATTCCATCACAGGCCGCCACCGGCTGAAAAGCCACTCCCTGCAATGGGGTGCGGAGTTCAAACGGGAACGCATCAAAGACCGGATGCGCGAATGGGAAATGCGCGACTCTGCCGGATACTCCATGCCGCAAACTTCCGAAGGGCCGGAACTATTCTACACCCTCCGCTCACGCAACGAAACGGACAGCAAACGATACGGATTTTACCTGCAAGATACATACCGCTTCCGCTCTACCGCCGGACTATTCACCTTGACCGCCGGCATACGAGGCAGTTACTGGGACTGGAACAAAGAATTTATTTTCAGTCCGCGTGCCTCCCTGGCTCTGATTCCGGCATTCAATGAGAAATTCACCCTGAGAGTAGCCGCCGGAGTCTATTACCAGGCACCGTTCTATAAAGAATTCCGGGATACCACCCGGGTGGACGGGATAGCTACCGTATCCCTGAACCGTGACATACGTTCGCAACGCTCCCTGCACTTCGTGGCAGGCGGCGACTATAATTTCCGTGCCATGGACCGCCCGTTCCGCTTCTCTATGGAGGTGTATTACAAAGCGTTGAGCAATCTCATCCCTTACAATATAGATAATGTACGGATCAGTTATTACGGACGCAACCTTTCCAAAGGTTACGCCACCGGTATCGATATGAAACTGTTCGGTGAATTTGTTCCCGGAACAGACTCCTGGCTGAGCTTCTCCCTGATGAAAACCGAAGAGAAAATAAACGGACAATGGCTCCCCCGCCCCACCGATCAGCGCTACCGTCTTTCGCTCTATTTTACGGACTATTTTCCCGGTAGCCGCAAGTGGAAAATGAACCTGAAAGGCACACTTGCCGGAGGTCTTCCCTTCGGTCCCCCGCATAGCGGACGCGAGGCTGCCGTATTCCATACATCCCCTTACCGACGTGTAGATATAGGTATGTCCCGCTGTATTATCGACCGCAATGAACGCGAAAATCAGTGCGGCATCCGCAGCCTTTGGTTGGGGGTTGATATTTTCAATTTGCTAAATATCAGTAACGTCAACTCCTATTATTGGGTGACAGACACCCGAAATAACCAGTTTGCAGTACCCAATTACCTGACATCCCGTCAGATTAATGTCCGCCTGTTGCTCGACTTCTGA
- the mce gene encoding methylmalonyl-CoA epimerase: protein MKISHIEHLGIAVKSIEEALPYYENVLGLKCYNIETVEDQKVKTAFLKVGDTKIELLEPTSPESTIAKFIENKGAGVHHVAFAIEDGVANALAEVEAAGVRLIDKAPRKGAEGLNIAFLHPKSTLGVLTELCEKPE from the coding sequence ATGAAGATTTCACACATTGAGCATCTGGGCATTGCCGTAAAGAGCATTGAAGAAGCCCTGCCGTATTACGAGAACGTATTGGGTCTGAAATGCTACAACATCGAAACTGTAGAAGACCAGAAAGTTAAAACCGCTTTTCTGAAAGTTGGTGACACTAAAATCGAACTTCTCGAACCGACCTCTCCCGAAAGTACTATTGCTAAGTTCATCGAAAACAAAGGTGCAGGCGTTCATCACGTGGCATTTGCTATTGAAGACGGTGTAGCTAACGCATTGGCTGAAGTAGAAGCGGCAGGTGTTCGCCTGATCGACAAGGCTCCACGCAAAGGTGCTGAAGGTCTGAACATTGCTTTCTTACACCCGAAATCAACACTGGGTGTATTGACAGAACTTTGCGAAAAGCCGGAATAA
- a CDS encoding MarR family transcriptional regulator, whose translation MENYNSSRGLILLILKTRMAFRQALQRVLKRNNIDITFEMLQVLSSLWQEQGISQQALAEKTAKDKACMTNLMANLEKKGWIMRQEDPNDRRNRLVYLTPAGEEISDRVRPLIKDFYTQTGQLMGIENLYACSNQLETLYEIFNQF comes from the coding sequence ATGGAGAATTACAATTCATCCCGAGGGCTAATCTTACTAATACTGAAGACCCGCATGGCATTCCGCCAAGCTCTGCAACGCGTTTTGAAACGCAATAACATAGATATCACCTTTGAAATGTTACAAGTATTGAGTTCCCTGTGGCAGGAACAAGGAATCAGCCAGCAGGCATTAGCCGAAAAAACAGCCAAAGACAAAGCCTGCATGACTAATCTGATGGCAAACCTCGAAAAGAAAGGCTGGATCATGCGCCAAGAAGACCCTAACGACCGCCGTAACCGACTTGTGTACCTCACTCCCGCAGGAGAAGAGATATCCGACCGTGTACGCCCGCTCATCAAGGATTTTTATACCCAGACGGGCCAACTGATGGGAATAGAGAACCTATACGCATGTTCCAATCAACTAGAGACACTCTATGAGATATTCAACCAATTCTAA
- a CDS encoding sodium ion-translocating decarboxylase subunit beta translates to MGEFITFIGNNLADFWTYTGFANATVGHVVMILVGLFFIYLAVAKEFEPMLLIPIGFGMLIGNIPFNMEAGLKVGIYEEGSVLNILYQGVTSGWYPPLIFLGIGAMTDFSSLISNPKLLLIGAAAQFGIFGAYMIALEIGFDPMQAGAIGIIGGADGPTAIFLSSKLAPNLMGAIAVSAYSYMALVPVIQPPIMRLLTNKHERLIRMKPPRVVSHTEKVIFPIIGLLLTCFLVPSGLPLLGMLFFGNLLKESGVTRRLAETARGPLIDTITILLGLTVGASTQASEFLTLDSIKIFGLGALSFVIATASGVIFVKIFNLFLKKDNKINPLIGNAGVSAVPDSARISQVVGLEYDPTNYLLMHAMGPNVAGVIGSAVAAGILLGFLM, encoded by the coding sequence ATGGGAGAATTTATCACATTTATAGGAAACAATCTTGCCGACTTCTGGACGTACACGGGTTTTGCCAATGCAACGGTAGGCCACGTCGTTATGATCCTGGTAGGTTTGTTCTTCATATACTTGGCGGTAGCCAAGGAATTTGAACCGATGCTGCTGATTCCTATAGGATTCGGTATGCTGATCGGTAATATCCCCTTTAACATGGAAGCCGGATTGAAAGTCGGCATCTATGAAGAAGGTTCTGTGCTTAACATCCTGTATCAGGGAGTAACCTCTGGATGGTATCCGCCGCTCATCTTCCTGGGCATTGGTGCCATGACGGACTTCTCATCTCTGATATCCAATCCTAAATTGTTACTGATCGGTGCTGCTGCTCAGTTTGGTATCTTCGGTGCTTACATGATTGCTTTGGAAATAGGTTTCGATCCTATGCAAGCCGGTGCAATCGGTATCATTGGTGGTGCTGACGGTCCGACGGCTATCTTCCTTTCATCCAAGCTGGCCCCTAACCTGATGGGTGCAATTGCGGTATCAGCCTATTCGTACATGGCGTTGGTACCGGTAATCCAGCCGCCTATCATGCGCCTATTGACCAACAAGCACGAACGTCTGATCCGTATGAAACCGCCACGCGTAGTTTCTCACACGGAGAAAGTAATCTTCCCGATTATCGGTTTGTTGCTGACTTGTTTCCTTGTTCCGTCCGGTCTGCCTTTGTTGGGTATGCTGTTCTTCGGTAACCTGTTGAAAGAAAGTGGTGTAACCCGTCGTTTGGCTGAAACGGCACGCGGTCCGCTGATTGATACAATTACTATCTTATTAGGTTTGACAGTAGGTGCTTCTACTCAGGCTTCTGAATTCCTGACGCTTGACTCTATCAAGATCTTCGGTCTGGGTGCATTATCATTCGTGATTGCTACCGCTTCAGGTGTCATCTTCGTGAAGATATTCAACCTCTTCCTGAAGAAGGATAATAAGATTAATCCGTTGATCGGTAATGCAGGTGTATCTGCCGTACCTGATTCAGCACGTATCTCTCAGGTAGTAGGTCTGGAATATGATCCTACAAACTACCTGCTGATGCACGCCATGGGTCCGAACGTTGCAGGTGTAATCGGTTCAGCAGTAGCTGCCGGTATCTTGCTGGGATTCTTGATGTAA
- a CDS encoding glycoside hydrolase family 13 protein codes for MKKLFLILGTFLLSLSTYAAMNVNKIDPPFWYAGMQNPELQLMVYGEDIGNSSVTVNYPGVSLSSTVKLESPNYLIVYLRLEKDVKPGKVALTFVQGKKKIVKEYELKARSKKSCEHKGFDASDALYLLMPDRFANGNPDNDQIPGMAEYKVDRNDPNARHGGDLAGIEQNLDYFSDLGVTALWFTPVLENNMTGGSYHGYATTDYYKVDPRFGTNEEYQQLISKCHDRGIKIVMDMIFNHCGVEHPWIKDMPSKDWFNNPDHEKNFVQTSFKLTPHVDPYTSQYDFDQMNDGWFVTAMPDLNQKNPHVYRYLVQNSFWWIEYANIDGIRMDTYPYADYDAMSNWMKELNEEYPNYNTVGETWVTEPAYTAWWQMDSKLSAPKNSNLKTVMDFSFFDKINTAKNEQTETWFKGLDRVYNNFVYDFLYPNPASVLAFIENHDTDRFLGEGDNLPMLKQASTLLLTTRRIPQLYYGTEIMMNGVKSKSDGYVRKDFPGGWTDDTATALTAAGRSKIQNECYNFYKTLLNWRKGNDVIAKGSMVQFMVQNGVYAYARQHKGKTVFVMLNGTDAETTVPLKFYKEILKDSKQGKDILSGKTVAFGESLTMGPRESLVIEL; via the coding sequence ATGAAAAAATTATTCCTTATCCTGGGAACGTTTTTACTTTCCCTTAGTACGTATGCAGCTATGAACGTAAACAAAATCGACCCTCCGTTTTGGTACGCCGGAATGCAAAATCCCGAACTCCAACTTATGGTCTACGGTGAAGACATCGGTAACTCTTCCGTTACTGTCAACTATCCCGGTGTTTCTTTGAGCAGCACAGTCAAGCTGGAAAGCCCGAACTACCTGATTGTCTACCTGAGACTGGAGAAAGATGTGAAACCCGGTAAAGTAGCTCTCACTTTTGTACAAGGCAAAAAGAAAATCGTCAAAGAGTATGAACTGAAAGCACGCAGCAAAAAAAGCTGTGAACACAAAGGTTTTGATGCTTCCGACGCCCTCTACCTGTTGATGCCCGACCGTTTCGCAAACGGTAATCCGGACAATGACCAAATCCCCGGCATGGCTGAATACAAAGTAGACCGCAACGATCCGAACGCCCGTCATGGTGGCGACCTTGCAGGTATCGAGCAAAATTTGGATTACTTCTCCGACTTGGGTGTAACTGCCCTTTGGTTCACTCCGGTACTGGAAAACAACATGACCGGCGGTTCGTACCACGGCTATGCTACTACCGATTACTATAAAGTTGATCCACGTTTCGGTACCAACGAAGAGTATCAGCAACTGATATCCAAATGCCACGACCGCGGCATCAAGATTGTAATGGATATGATCTTCAACCATTGCGGTGTAGAGCATCCATGGATTAAAGATATGCCGTCTAAAGACTGGTTCAACAATCCCGATCATGAAAAGAATTTCGTGCAGACTTCTTTCAAATTGACTCCGCACGTTGACCCTTATACTTCACAATACGATTTCGACCAGATGAACGATGGTTGGTTTGTCACCGCTATGCCAGACCTTAACCAAAAGAACCCACACGTATATCGCTACTTGGTACAGAACAGCTTTTGGTGGATTGAATACGCCAATATTGACGGTATCCGTATGGACACTTATCCGTATGCCGACTATGACGCCATGAGTAACTGGATGAAAGAGCTGAACGAAGAATACCCCAACTACAACACCGTAGGCGAAACCTGGGTTACCGAACCGGCTTATACAGCCTGGTGGCAAATGGATTCCAAACTCTCTGCCCCGAAGAACAGTAACCTGAAAACCGTTATGGACTTCAGCTTCTTCGATAAAATCAACACTGCCAAAAACGAGCAGACCGAAACATGGTTCAAAGGTCTGGATCGCGTATACAATAACTTCGTATACGACTTCCTCTACCCCAACCCGGCTTCCGTACTGGCATTTATCGAAAACCATGATACCGACCGCTTCCTGGGTGAAGGCGACAATCTGCCAATGCTGAAACAAGCTTCTACCTTGCTACTTACCACCCGCCGCATTCCGCAACTTTATTATGGTACGGAAATCATGATGAACGGTGTGAAAAGCAAGAGTGACGGATACGTTCGTAAAGACTTCCCCGGCGGATGGACTGACGATACAGCAACTGCACTGACAGCCGCAGGACGCAGTAAGATACAGAACGAATGTTATAACTTCTACAAGACCTTATTAAACTGGCGTAAAGGAAATGATGTTATCGCCAAAGGTAGCATGGTGCAATTCATGGTACAGAATGGTGTTTATGCGTATGCCCGCCAGCACAAAGGTAAAACCGTATTCGTAATGCTGAATGGTACAGATGCCGAAACTACTGTTCCTTTGAAATTCTACAAAGAAATATTGAAAGATTCCAAACAAGGAAAAGATATTCTCAGCGGAAAGACAGTTGCATTCGGTGAATCGCTGACAATGGGACCAAGAGAATCATTGGTGATCGAATTATAA
- a CDS encoding acyl-CoA carboxylase subunit beta: MSNQLEKIKELIDRRAAARLGGGEKAIAKQHEKGKYTARERIAMLLDEGSFEEMDMFVEHRCTNFGMEKKHYPGDGVVTGCGTIDGRLVYLFAQDFTVSAGSLSETMSLKICKIMDQAMKMGAPCIGINDSGGARIQEGINALAGYAEIFQRNILASGVIPQISGIFGPCAGGAVYSPALTDFTLMMEGTSYMFLTGPKVVKTVTGEDVTQENLGGASVHSTKSGVTHFTAKTEEEGLALLRKLLSYIPQNNLEEAPYVDCTDPIDRLEDSLNEIIPDSPNKPYDMYEVIAAIVDNGEFLEVQKDYSKNIIIGFARFNGQSVGIVANQPKYLAGVLDSNASRKGGRFVRFCDAFNIPIVSLVDVPGFLPGTGQEYNGVILHGAKLLYAYGEATVPKVTVTLRKSYGGSHIVMSCKQLRGDMNYAWPTAEIAVMGGAGAVEVLYAREAKEQENPAQFLAEKEAEYTKLFANPYNAAKYGYIDDVIEPRNTRFRIIRALQQLQTKKLTNPAKKHGNIPL; the protein is encoded by the coding sequence ATGAGTAATCAACTTGAAAAGATTAAAGAGCTTATAGATCGCCGCGCAGCAGCACGTCTGGGTGGTGGTGAAAAAGCGATTGCCAAACAGCATGAGAAAGGTAAATATACAGCTCGTGAGCGTATAGCCATGCTTCTCGACGAAGGTAGTTTCGAAGAAATGGATATGTTTGTAGAGCACAGATGTACCAACTTCGGTATGGAAAAGAAACACTATCCCGGTGATGGTGTTGTTACCGGTTGCGGTACTATCGACGGTCGTTTGGTCTATCTGTTCGCACAGGACTTTACGGTTTCTGCCGGTTCTTTGTCTGAAACGATGTCTCTGAAGATCTGTAAGATTATGGATCAGGCTATGAAAATGGGTGCTCCTTGTATCGGTATCAACGACTCGGGTGGTGCACGTATCCAGGAAGGTATCAATGCTTTGGCAGGTTATGCTGAAATCTTCCAGCGCAACATCCTGGCATCAGGTGTTATCCCGCAGATTTCAGGTATCTTCGGTCCTTGTGCCGGTGGTGCTGTTTACTCTCCTGCACTGACAGACTTCACGTTGATGATGGAAGGTACTTCTTATATGTTCCTTACCGGTCCGAAGGTGGTGAAGACTGTAACGGGTGAAGACGTAACTCAGGAAAATCTGGGTGGCGCAAGTGTTCACTCGACTAAATCAGGTGTAACTCACTTCACTGCCAAGACTGAAGAAGAAGGTTTGGCTTTGCTGCGTAAACTGTTGAGCTACATTCCTCAGAACAACCTGGAAGAAGCTCCTTACGTAGATTGCACCGATCCTATCGACCGTCTGGAAGATTCTCTGAATGAAATCATCCCCGATAGCCCGAACAAGCCGTATGACATGTACGAAGTAATTGCTGCTATCGTTGACAACGGTGAGTTCCTCGAAGTTCAGAAAGATTACTCAAAGAATATCATTATCGGTTTCGCACGTTTCAACGGACAGTCCGTAGGTATCGTTGCCAACCAGCCGAAGTATCTGGCAGGTGTGCTCGACAGCAACGCATCCCGTAAGGGTGGTCGTTTCGTTCGTTTCTGCGATGCTTTCAATATTCCTATCGTTTCATTGGTAGACGTTCCGGGATTCCTTCCGGGAACAGGCCAGGAATACAATGGGGTAATTCTGCACGGTGCTAAGTTGTTGTACGCTTACGGTGAGGCCACTGTACCTAAGGTAACAGTTACATTGCGTAAGTCTTACGGTGGTTCACACATCGTAATGAGTTGTAAGCAACTCCGCGGTGACATGAACTACGCATGGCCTACTGCTGAAATTGCCGTTATGGGTGGTGCCGGTGCCGTTGAGGTATTGTATGCCCGCGAAGCTAAGGAACAGGAAAATCCTGCTCAATTCCTGGCAGAAAAAGAAGCTGAATACACCAAGCTGTTTGCTAATCCTTATAATGCAGCCAAGTATGGTTACATCGATGATGTGATTGAACCGCGTAACACACGTTTCCGCATTATCCGCGCCTTGCAACAGTTGCAGACTAAGAAACTGACTAACCCGGCTAAGAAGCATGGTAATATTCCTTTGTAA
- a CDS encoding biotin/lipoyl-containing protein: MKEYKYKINGNTYKVTIGDIDENIAHVEVNGTPYKVEMEKAPKVVVKPVTRPTTPAPAPTPVVKPAAPSTGKSGVKSPLPGVILDIKVKVGDAVKRGQTIIILEAMKMENNINADKDGTITAINVNKGDSVLEGNDLVIIE; this comes from the coding sequence ATGAAAGAATATAAATATAAAATCAACGGTAATACATATAAAGTTACCATTGGAGATATCGACGAAAATATCGCTCATGTAGAAGTGAACGGTACTCCCTACAAGGTAGAAATGGAAAAGGCACCGAAAGTGGTTGTTAAACCGGTAACACGTCCTACCACTCCGGCTCCTGCTCCGACTCCGGTAGTGAAGCCGGCTGCTCCCTCTACAGGCAAATCAGGTGTGAAGTCACCACTTCCGGGTGTTATCCTAGACATCAAAGTCAAAGTAGGTGATGCAGTGAAGAGAGGACAGACCATCATTATCCTTGAAGCCATGAAGATGGAAAACAATATCAATGCCGACAAAGACGGTACAATCACTGCAATCAACGTAAATAAAGGAGATTCCGTTCTCGAAGGTAATGACCTTGTAATTATTGAATAA
- a CDS encoding tetratricopeptide repeat protein, with translation MRKLFILLFFSASSLLMAQNTNPIQEAMANYDYETVLTLIDKETLTIPLLYQKGKALKSLGNNREALQVYEEVILQDSLNPRAYIEAAECCKSLLKNKQALKYYQKAVDLNPDNKYARIQYITLLLNQRKFDEALGESSLLTETDSSAVALHLQAQSFEGVDDILAALGCYENIQEKYPNDFLAAAKAARLHIEGAFYNYAIEATEKYRQIDSTNVVVNQQNALAYCLMKDYQTAIQRYEQLLSLGDSTFTTCYYLGVSYYAVEKFYEAHDILEVARQYDKRNVNLLYYLGRSCSKTSWKDQGVAYLEEAVAYATPPDSAMVRLYVGLTDCYKMALMPKEQIKTMQDRYDKYDIENHKLLYDMAYVYQYQLKDKKNTERCLEAFLKTRPKNSSEQPETDDKGNVILGLSTYYGAAETWLKDLREKKKVDDFFQGKANK, from the coding sequence ATGCGAAAACTCTTTATTCTACTCTTTTTCAGTGCCTCTTCATTGCTGATGGCACAAAATACCAACCCTATTCAGGAAGCAATGGCAAACTATGATTATGAAACGGTATTGACGCTTATAGATAAGGAGACGCTGACTATCCCCTTACTCTATCAAAAAGGGAAAGCTCTGAAAAGTCTTGGTAATAACAGGGAAGCGCTGCAAGTATACGAGGAAGTCATATTGCAAGATTCTCTGAATCCACGAGCTTATATTGAAGCAGCAGAGTGCTGCAAGTCATTATTAAAAAACAAACAGGCATTGAAATATTACCAAAAGGCAGTAGACCTGAATCCGGATAATAAATATGCCCGTATTCAATACATTACTCTATTACTGAATCAGCGAAAATTCGATGAAGCATTGGGAGAGAGCAGTCTACTTACAGAAACAGATAGCTCGGCTGTTGCATTACACCTACAAGCTCAAAGTTTTGAAGGGGTAGATGACATTTTAGCAGCATTAGGATGCTATGAAAACATACAGGAAAAATATCCCAACGATTTTCTGGCTGCTGCGAAAGCAGCAAGACTACACATCGAAGGAGCATTTTATAATTATGCTATAGAAGCTACTGAAAAATACCGCCAAATAGACAGTACAAACGTTGTTGTAAACCAACAAAATGCATTGGCATACTGCCTGATGAAAGATTATCAGACCGCAATACAGAGATACGAACAGTTACTAAGCCTAGGGGACAGTACATTTACCACCTGTTACTATTTAGGAGTCAGTTATTATGCAGTAGAAAAGTTTTATGAAGCACATGATATACTGGAAGTAGCTCGGCAATATGATAAGCGTAATGTGAATCTGCTATATTATTTAGGACGCTCCTGTTCCAAAACGTCATGGAAGGATCAAGGAGTTGCATATCTGGAAGAAGCTGTGGCATATGCTACCCCACCCGATAGCGCTATGGTACGCCTCTATGTTGGCCTCACAGACTGCTATAAAATGGCACTAATGCCTAAAGAGCAAATCAAAACGATGCAAGACAGATATGATAAATATGATATAGAAAATCATAAGCTCTTGTATGACATGGCATATGTTTACCAATATCAGTTGAAAGATAAAAAGAATACAGAACGTTGTCTGGAGGCTTTCCTTAAAACGCGTCCCAAAAACAGCAGTGAGCAACCCGAAACAGATGATAAAGGAAATGTAATATTAGGCTTAAGTACTTATTATGGTGCAGCCGAAACTTGGCTGAAAGATCTTCGCGAGAAAAAGAAAGTGGATGACTTCTTTCAAGGGAAAGCGAATAAGTGA
- a CDS encoding YecH family metal-binding protein — protein sequence MEQLHAHEVLHMMEGNSYSESSLKEAIIRKFGEHQHFYTCSAEDMDADKLIEFLKAKGKFMPADDGFTVDITKVCSH from the coding sequence ATGGAACAATTACATGCTCATGAAGTCCTTCACATGATGGAAGGCAACAGTTACTCGGAATCATCATTGAAAGAGGCAATCATCCGGAAATTCGGTGAACATCAACATTTCTATACTTGCTCGGCAGAAGATATGGATGCGGATAAATTGATAGAGTTTCTGAAAGCGAAAGGTAAGTTTATGCCTGCTGACGATGGATTTACGGTGGATATAACGAAGGTTTGCAGCCATTAA